In one window of Haloimpatiens sp. FM7315 DNA:
- a CDS encoding ABC transporter permease, whose product MLDGLYCEFLKLKRTKFYILVSLISLLCIFFSTLNKKYVAQLNWYGYFSNFEFIAFSIFYAFVIPNVVSYMFVREYQNKTACIEFSYPMGRFGSFINKFIMSVLVIACIYITGFVLVILSGFIFMKTPLTMTIIVDNLKVFAVSFVFQIALVPICGFIASISKNMIVPFIYSCAVIAGNANYLMGVKYKEYIFSILPAAVIAKLGTTVCPVPIPIKLVINSFDIYLGLTVFISGFIVCILYYRKANIY is encoded by the coding sequence ATGCTTGATGGATTGTACTGTGAATTTTTAAAGCTTAAAAGGACTAAATTTTATATTCTTGTTTCTCTTATCAGTTTACTTTGCATATTTTTTTCAACCCTTAATAAAAAATACGTGGCACAATTAAATTGGTATGGATATTTTTCAAATTTTGAATTTATAGCTTTTTCAATTTTCTATGCTTTTGTAATACCAAATGTTGTTTCTTATATGTTTGTAAGAGAATATCAAAATAAAACAGCCTGCATTGAATTTTCCTATCCAATGGGAAGATTCGGCTCCTTTATAAATAAATTTATAATGAGTGTTTTAGTTATTGCATGTATCTATATAACGGGTTTTGTTTTGGTTATTTTAAGCGGATTTATTTTTATGAAAACTCCTTTAACAATGACTATAATAGTGGATAATTTAAAGGTATTTGCAGTTTCTTTTGTATTTCAAATAGCACTTGTACCAATATGTGGATTTATAGCATCTATAAGTAAAAACATGATTGTTCCATTTATTTATTCATGTGCAGTTATAGCAGGAAATGCAAATTATTTAATGGGAGTAAAATATAAGGAGTATATATTTTCTATACTTCCAGCAGCGGTTATTGCAAAATTAGGTACAACTGTATGTCCAGTTCCAATTCCCATTAAATTAGTAATAAACAGTTTTGATATATATTTAGGATTAACAGTTTTTATATCTGGATTTATAGTCTGCATTTTATATTATAGGAAGGCAAATATTTATTAA
- a CDS encoding ABC transporter permease, producing MFNIVTCEMKKFKRLWLWLIIGVFVVIKVSTLTLNTSVVKSVDDLFTWVNMTVFSYGFLMAINILTAYVFVLEYKNNTMLVMASYKSERFKIFLGKIIAVILISFVLYMIEFLILAGYGLMFYKSTVTSAVLMKHFLITLKSFVFQMLMISVTASISLVSRNIIAPIMYIGVQLALSFTFFVYPASRAFIPFALPVTSNLMLVRNTYKIIRDVSIMPSSVIIAVVLFASGLIFGCFYINKMEIN from the coding sequence ATGTTTAATATAGTAACTTGTGAAATGAAGAAATTTAAAAGATTGTGGCTTTGGCTGATTATTGGAGTATTTGTTGTAATAAAAGTAAGCACCTTGACGTTAAATACATCTGTTGTAAAAAGTGTTGATGATTTATTTACCTGGGTTAATATGACGGTTTTTTCTTACGGATTTCTTATGGCAATTAATATTTTAACTGCCTATGTGTTTGTATTAGAATATAAGAACAATACTATGCTGGTTATGGCAAGTTATAAAAGTGAAAGATTTAAAATATTCCTTGGAAAGATTATTGCTGTAATACTAATTTCATTTGTATTATATATGATTGAATTTTTAATTCTTGCAGGTTATGGTTTAATGTTTTATAAAAGCACTGTTACCTCAGCAGTTTTAATGAAACATTTTCTAATAACATTGAAGTCTTTTGTATTTCAAATGCTTATGATTTCAGTTACAGCTTCTATTTCACTTGTAAGCAGAAATATTATTGCACCTATAATGTATATTGGAGTACAACTTGCATTAAGCTTTACGTTTTTTGTATACCCAGCTTCAAGGGCATTTATTCCTTTTGCACTTCCAGTAACATCTAATCTTATGCTTGTAAGAAATACCTATAAAATTATAAGAGATGTTTCAATTATGCCAAGCAGTGTTATTATAGCGGTTGTACTCTTCGCTTCTGGATTAATCTTCGGGTGCTTTTATATAAACAAAATGGAGATAAACTAA
- a CDS encoding GrpB family protein, whose product MGKELSEMTLKELWELFPIILKEHNTDYKNWYEIEKQKLLSCIDKKNIIRINHIGSTAVKGLIAKPTVDILLEIDNKTNIEQLKNILLQNGWLLMSSQNNPCMRMVFNKGYTKDGFAEKVYHLHVRYNDDWNELYFRDYLIEHEEASKEYGKLKLRLIEKYEHNRDGYTNAKSDFILKYTEKAREEYGDKYNPKN is encoded by the coding sequence ATGGGAAAAGAATTGTCAGAAATGACTCTTAAAGAATTGTGGGAGCTATTCCCCATCATTTTAAAAGAACATAATACAGATTATAAAAATTGGTATGAAATCGAAAAACAAAAACTTTTAAGCTGTATTGATAAAAAGAATATTATTCGTATTAATCATATAGGAAGCACTGCCGTTAAAGGATTAATTGCTAAGCCAACCGTTGATATTTTATTGGAAATAGATAATAAAACCAATATTGAGCAATTGAAAAATATCTTACTACAAAATGGTTGGTTACTGATGTCATCTCAAAATAACCCATGTATGAGAATGGTATTTAATAAAGGATATACTAAAGATGGGTTCGCAGAAAAAGTATATCATTTACATGTTCGCTACAATGATGACTGGAATGAACTGTATTTTAGAGATTATCTTATTGAACATGAAGAAGCTTCTAAGGAATATGGTAAATTAAAATTAAGACTCATAGAAAAATATGAGCATAACCGAGATGGATATACAAATGCAAAATCTGATTTTATTTTGAAATATACAGAAAAGGCAAGAGAAGAATATGGTGATAAATATAACCCTAAAAATTAG
- a CDS encoding DUF2804 domain-containing protein, with translation MKSVKCTNYNFKEQKLSINKDFNLCNEKSDLDINSVGWSRIPKHNCNIKNHWLRKKKFNYWNIYKEDFLFNITITNFDYIGLISIYILDIKRKTQIEKTIKVPFGIGCNLPNKVYDNIVVLRKDIKLTVENINNQSKINLYCENFNNSTLKANFAIDNNPKHETLNVVIPWSIKRFHFTSKQNCLPVSGKLIINNKIIDFKKGFSLASLDFGRGIFPYNTFWNWCSFSSKYKNQYIGINLGSGWTDGTGLTENAITINDKIIKIKEDVEFIYDKNNLMKKWHIKTINSNKIDLIFCPFIKKSLINNFIVIKSNFCQLYGYFSGKIINECKDEIDINHIFGTVEEHTAKW, from the coding sequence ATGAAGTCTGTAAAATGTACTAATTATAATTTTAAGGAACAAAAATTAAGCATTAATAAAGACTTTAATTTATGCAATGAAAAATCTGATTTAGACATAAACTCTGTTGGCTGGAGCAGAATTCCAAAGCATAACTGCAACATAAAGAATCATTGGCTTCGAAAGAAAAAATTTAATTATTGGAATATATACAAAGAAGACTTTTTATTCAACATAACTATAACTAATTTTGACTATATCGGATTAATATCTATTTATATTTTAGACATTAAAAGGAAAACCCAAATTGAAAAAACTATAAAAGTACCTTTTGGTATAGGTTGTAACCTTCCAAACAAAGTTTATGACAATATAGTTGTTTTAAGAAAAGATATTAAATTAACTGTAGAAAATATCAATAATCAAAGTAAAATAAACCTATACTGTGAAAATTTTAATAATAGTACTCTAAAAGCAAATTTTGCTATTGACAATAATCCAAAACATGAAACACTAAATGTGGTTATTCCTTGGAGTATTAAAAGATTTCACTTCACTTCAAAACAAAACTGTCTTCCTGTGTCAGGCAAACTTATTATAAATAATAAAATTATAGACTTTAAAAAAGGATTTTCACTTGCCTCCTTAGACTTTGGCAGAGGTATCTTCCCTTATAATACCTTTTGGAATTGGTGCTCATTTTCTTCTAAATATAAAAATCAATATATAGGTATTAATTTAGGCAGTGGCTGGACCGACGGAACTGGTTTAACTGAAAACGCCATAACTATAAATGATAAAATAATAAAAATAAAAGAAGATGTAGAATTTATCTATGATAAAAATAACTTAATGAAAAAATGGCATATAAAAACCATAAATTCAAATAAAATAGATTTAATCTTTTGTCCCTTCATAAAAAAGTCCTTAATCAACAACTTTATTGTAATTAAATCAAACTTTTGTCAGCTATACGGGTATTTCTCTGGGAAAATAATAAATGAATGTAAAGATGAGATAGACATAAACCATATTTTTGGAACTGTAGAAGAACACACTGCAAAATGGTAA